A region of Aliivibrio fischeri DNA encodes the following proteins:
- the gltB gene encoding glutamate synthase large subunit, translating into MVDREQNAQGMYTPELEHDACGIGFVAHLKNRKSHDVVTQALDMLARMEHRGGQGCDPCSGDGAGILLQKPHEFLLEEAVKLSIKLPSFEKYGVGVVLFPKDEHKRQQCRDILERNAQRLDLEILGYRILPVDNSMLGDDPLSTEPQFEHVFISGGPSMSPEELERKLYVLRNYTVRVCLESISNIGDDFYINSLSYKTLVYKGQLTTEQVPQYFLDLQNPTMVTALALVHSRFSTNTFPRWRLAQPFRYIAHNGEINTVRGNLNWMKAREAIIESDLFTQQEIDMLLPICQEGSSDSSNFDMALELLVLSGRSLPHALMMMIPEAWQENKNMDPTRRAFYQYHANVMEPWDGPASVCFTDGVQVGATLDRNGLRPSRYTVTKDDFLVMASESGVVDIAPENVEFRGRLQPGRIFVADLEQGRIISDEEVKDGIANAQPYQKWVEENLLSLNKLPEATNQFSQPSPERLLNRQQAFGVTSEEVNEIILPLAKTAYEPLTAMGADWPLAILSHQSQHLSNYFKQLFAQVTNPPIDPIRERMVMSLNTYLGKDQNLLTETPEHCQKVELESPVLSNSELEKLRAIDNEHLQAKTLDIVFQANEDAGKLERALKRICQYAEDAVIDGYSIILLTDRAVNSNHAAIPAMLAVGAVHHHLIRKGLRAKCDIVIETGDARETHHFATLVGYGANAVNPYLVIETIVELQRTKKLDPEVSTKEYFDNYRKGVNGGLLKIFSKMGISTLQSYHGAQIFEALGISKPVVDKYFTGTVSRIQGLTIDDIAKEVLIRHRVGYPTREIPVQVLDVGGVYQWKQRGEKHLFNPETISLLQESTRNKDYAQFKKYAKAVDDQGDDAATLRSQLDFIKNPAGSIPLEEVEPIENILKRFATGAMSFGSISHEAHSTLAVAMNRIGAKSNSGEGGEDPIRFEKKNNGDWERSAIKQVASGRFGVTSYYLTNADELQIKMAQGAKPGEGGQLPGDKVDDWIGATRHSTPGVGLISPPPHHDIYSIEDLAQLIYDLKNANRKGRVNVKLVSEAGVGTIASGVAKAKADVVLIAGFDGGTGASPMSSIRHTGLPWELGLAETHQTLLKNGLRNRIVVQSDGQMKTPRDLAVATLLGAEEWGVATAALVVEGCIMMRKCHKNTCPVGIATQNKTLRERFDGRVEDVVTFFQYMAEGLREVMAELGFRSIDEMVGQSHKLKVRDDIGHWKYKNLDLTPVLHIEQPRAEDGIYNQIQQQHNLEDVLDRKLIQAAIPALERGEAVTAEFDIINTDRSVGTMLSNEISKVYKDQGLPQPMNVKFNGSAGQSLGAFLAKGVKFEVEGDANDYWGKGLSGGTLVLYPDAKSTIVAEDNIVVGNVCFYGATSGESYIRGMAGERFCVRNSGAKVVVEGVGDHGCEYMTGGVAVILGSTGRNFAAGMSGGIAYVWDKSGDFESKLNPELVDLDPIEQEDKDLLLEMLTKHVEFTGSEVAQSFLDNFEANLASLAKVMPRDYKAVLQKRKAEAQQAQTEEVEAV; encoded by the coding sequence ATGGTAGATAGAGAGCAGAATGCACAAGGCATGTATACTCCAGAACTGGAGCATGATGCGTGTGGTATCGGTTTTGTCGCTCACCTAAAGAACCGCAAATCCCATGATGTGGTAACTCAAGCACTTGATATGCTAGCTCGAATGGAGCACCGTGGTGGTCAAGGCTGTGATCCATGCAGTGGTGATGGCGCGGGTATTCTTTTACAGAAGCCACATGAGTTTTTATTAGAAGAAGCCGTTAAACTCAGCATTAAATTACCTTCTTTTGAAAAGTATGGTGTTGGTGTTGTTCTATTCCCTAAAGATGAACACAAACGTCAACAATGTAGAGATATTTTAGAACGTAATGCACAACGCTTGGATTTAGAAATCCTTGGCTACCGCATTCTTCCTGTCGATAACTCGATGTTAGGAGATGATCCTCTAAGCACAGAACCACAATTTGAACACGTATTTATTTCTGGTGGCCCATCAATGAGCCCTGAAGAACTAGAACGTAAATTATATGTTTTACGTAACTATACGGTTCGTGTGTGTTTAGAAAGCATTTCAAATATCGGTGATGATTTTTACATTAACTCTCTATCGTACAAAACCTTGGTATATAAAGGTCAATTAACGACTGAACAAGTACCACAGTACTTCTTAGATTTACAAAATCCAACGATGGTGACAGCCTTAGCGTTAGTTCACTCTCGTTTCTCAACGAATACTTTCCCACGCTGGCGTTTAGCTCAACCATTCCGTTACATTGCACATAACGGTGAAATCAATACAGTTCGTGGTAACTTAAATTGGATGAAAGCGCGTGAAGCGATCATCGAATCTGATTTATTCACTCAACAAGAAATTGATATGCTACTGCCTATCTGTCAAGAAGGCAGCTCTGACTCATCTAACTTTGACATGGCTTTAGAACTTCTGGTTCTTTCTGGTCGTAGCTTGCCACATGCACTCATGATGATGATCCCTGAAGCATGGCAAGAAAATAAAAATATGGACCCAACACGTCGTGCATTTTACCAATATCATGCAAACGTAATGGAACCATGGGATGGCCCAGCTTCTGTTTGTTTCACCGATGGTGTACAGGTAGGTGCAACACTTGACCGTAATGGTCTTCGCCCTTCTCGTTATACTGTGACAAAAGATGACTTCCTTGTCATGGCTTCAGAATCAGGTGTTGTTGACATTGCACCTGAAAACGTAGAATTCCGTGGTCGTTTACAGCCAGGGCGTATCTTTGTTGCTGACTTAGAGCAAGGCCGTATTATTTCTGATGAAGAAGTAAAAGATGGTATTGCTAATGCGCAGCCTTATCAAAAATGGGTTGAAGAAAACCTATTAAGTTTAAATAAACTGCCTGAAGCAACAAACCAATTCAGTCAACCATCTCCTGAGCGTCTACTAAACCGTCAACAAGCGTTTGGTGTGACATCAGAAGAAGTGAATGAAATTATTCTGCCATTAGCAAAAACGGCGTATGAACCCTTAACTGCAATGGGTGCCGATTGGCCATTAGCAATTCTTTCACATCAATCTCAGCATTTATCTAACTACTTTAAGCAATTATTTGCACAGGTAACTAACCCGCCGATCGACCCGATCCGTGAGCGTATGGTGATGTCTCTGAATACCTATTTAGGTAAAGATCAGAACTTACTGACTGAAACACCTGAACACTGTCAAAAAGTAGAACTTGAATCCCCTGTTCTTTCTAACTCTGAGTTAGAAAAACTTCGTGCGATTGATAACGAACACTTACAAGCTAAAACGCTTGATATCGTTTTCCAAGCAAATGAAGACGCAGGCAAACTTGAACGAGCACTTAAACGTATTTGTCAGTATGCAGAAGATGCTGTAATCGATGGTTACTCTATTATCCTTCTGACAGACCGTGCAGTGAACTCAAACCATGCTGCAATTCCTGCAATGCTTGCTGTAGGTGCTGTTCATCACCATCTAATTCGTAAAGGTTTACGAGCTAAATGTGACATCGTTATTGAAACGGGTGACGCTCGTGAAACTCACCATTTTGCAACACTCGTTGGCTATGGCGCTAACGCAGTAAACCCATACCTTGTTATTGAAACCATTGTTGAACTGCAGAGAACAAAGAAACTTGATCCTGAAGTATCAACAAAAGAATATTTTGATAACTACCGTAAAGGGGTTAATGGCGGTTTACTTAAGATCTTCTCTAAAATGGGTATTTCAACACTGCAGTCTTATCATGGTGCTCAAATCTTTGAAGCACTTGGTATTAGTAAGCCAGTTGTTGATAAATACTTCACAGGTACCGTTTCTCGTATCCAAGGTCTAACGATTGATGATATCGCAAAAGAAGTTCTTATCCGCCACCGTGTAGGTTATCCAACGCGCGAAATCCCTGTGCAAGTTCTTGATGTTGGTGGTGTATACCAATGGAAACAACGTGGTGAAAAACACTTGTTTAACCCTGAAACGATTTCACTACTACAAGAATCAACTCGTAATAAAGATTACGCTCAATTTAAGAAATATGCGAAAGCAGTAGATGATCAAGGTGATGATGCAGCAACACTACGTAGCCAACTTGATTTCATTAAAAACCCTGCAGGTTCAATCCCTCTGGAAGAAGTAGAGCCAATTGAGAATATTCTGAAACGTTTTGCAACTGGTGCAATGTCGTTTGGTTCAATTTCTCATGAAGCTCACTCAACACTTGCAGTGGCAATGAACCGCATTGGTGCTAAATCTAACTCAGGCGAAGGTGGTGAAGACCCTATCCGTTTTGAGAAGAAAAATAATGGTGACTGGGAACGTTCAGCTATCAAACAAGTCGCATCTGGTCGTTTTGGTGTTACCTCTTATTACCTAACTAACGCTGATGAGCTGCAAATTAAGATGGCTCAAGGTGCAAAACCAGGCGAAGGTGGTCAACTACCTGGTGATAAAGTCGATGATTGGATTGGTGCAACACGTCACTCTACTCCTGGGGTTGGTCTGATTTCACCACCGCCACATCATGATATTTATTCTATCGAAGATTTAGCACAACTTATCTACGATCTGAAAAACGCCAACCGTAAAGGACGCGTTAACGTTAAGTTAGTATCTGAAGCTGGTGTTGGTACTATCGCTTCTGGTGTAGCTAAAGCCAAAGCCGATGTGGTTCTTATTGCTGGTTTTGATGGTGGTACAGGTGCATCTCCAATGTCATCTATCCGTCATACCGGTCTTCCATGGGAGCTCGGTCTAGCAGAAACACACCAAACGCTACTGAAAAATGGTTTACGTAACCGTATCGTTGTTCAGTCAGATGGCCAAATGAAAACACCTCGAGATCTTGCAGTAGCAACGCTTCTTGGTGCAGAAGAATGGGGTGTAGCTACGGCTGCTCTTGTTGTTGAAGGCTGTATCATGATGCGTAAGTGTCATAAAAATACGTGTCCTGTAGGTATCGCAACGCAAAACAAAACACTTCGTGAGCGCTTTGATGGACGTGTTGAAGACGTGGTGACGTTCTTCCAATATATGGCTGAAGGCCTACGTGAAGTGATGGCAGAACTTGGTTTCCGCTCTATCGATGAAATGGTTGGTCAATCTCATAAACTTAAGGTTCGTGATGACATCGGACATTGGAAATATAAAAACCTAGACTTAACACCGGTTCTTCATATTGAACAACCACGTGCTGAAGATGGTATTTATAACCAAATTCAACAACAGCATAACCTTGAAGATGTTCTGGATCGCAAACTTATCCAAGCCGCAATTCCAGCATTAGAACGAGGCGAAGCCGTTACTGCTGAATTTGACATCATTAATACAGACCGAAGTGTCGGTACTATGCTGTCAAACGAGATTTCAAAAGTGTATAAAGACCAAGGTTTACCTCAACCGATGAACGTTAAATTCAACGGTTCTGCAGGTCAAAGTTTGGGAGCATTCCTAGCTAAAGGCGTGAAATTTGAAGTTGAAGGCGATGCGAACGATTACTGGGGTAAGGGCCTATCAGGCGGTACACTAGTTCTTTACCCAGATGCGAAATCAACGATTGTCGCTGAAGATAACATTGTTGTTGGTAACGTTTGTTTCTACGGTGCAACGTCAGGTGAATCTTACATTCGTGGTATGGCTGGTGAACGTTTCTGTGTTCGTAACTCCGGTGCCAAAGTGGTCGTTGAAGGTGTTGGTGATCACGGTTGTGAATACATGACTGGAGGGGTTGCTGTTATCCTTGGTTCAACGGGTCGTAACTTTGCTGCAGGCATGAGTGGTGGTATCGCTTATGTTTGGGATAAATCAGGCGATTTTGAATCTAAACTAAATCCTGAACTTGTTGATTTAGACCCTATTGAACAAGAAGATAAAGATCTTCTATTAGAAATGCTAACCAAGCATGTTGAATTCACAGGAAGTGAAGTTGCTCAGTCTTTCTTAGATAACTTTGAAGCTAACTTAGCCTCTTTGGCTAAAGTAATGCCGCGAGATTACAAAGCGGTACTTCAAAAGCGTAAAGCTGAAGCACAACAAGCACAAACGGAAGAAGTGGAGGCAGTATAA